Proteins found in one Oncorhynchus mykiss isolate Arlee chromosome 3, USDA_OmykA_1.1, whole genome shotgun sequence genomic segment:
- the LOC110535576 gene encoding cytoplasmic dynein 1 light intermediate chain 1, translating to MASTVRITSTANTLNSIENQTSDEDGQNLWSSILSEVSTRSRSKLPSGKNVLIMGETGAGKTTLIAKLQGVEEYMKGRGLEYLYFNVHDDDIDDHAMCNAWILDGDLYHKGLQKFAVCGENMADTMALLVVDMSRPWTVLDSLQKWASVLREHIDKLRVNPETLRDMEQRLVRQFQEYTEPGGDHSASPKRRNPVAGEAEEECVVLPLGENTLTHNLGVPVMVVCTKCDTFLSLEKEHDYREEHFDFIQSHIRHFCLQYGAALLYTSMKENKNLDLLYKYLVHRLYGFPFDMLAQVVDKDSVFIPSGWDNEKKVAILYENFQSLKREDKFEEVIVQPPVRKFVHEKELGAEDDQVFLLKLQTLLSKQPPAAAGRPVDTTNRAPTGSPRVSNRSATANVANVMPMQPGGQTSEGVLANFFNSLLSKKTGEGGGANNTPRTVRKSASKVGLDGEPEASSPTSSSPPADMEES from the exons CGACAGTGAGAATTACGTCAACTGCAAATACACTAAATTCTATAGAAAATCAAACCAGCGACGAGGATGGCCAGAATTTATG GTCCTCTATTTTGAGTGAGGTATCGACGCGTTCACGGTCAAAATTGCCGTCTGGGAAAAATGTTCTTATTATGG GTGAGACGGGGGCAGGGAAGACCACTCTCATAGCCAAACTGCAGGGAGTTGAAGAATACATGAAAGGCAGAGGACTGGAGTACCTGTACTTTAACGTTCACGATGATGACATCGATG atcaTGCTATGTGTAACGCATGGATTCTGGACGGTGACCTGTACCACAAAGGCCTCCAGAAGTTTGCTGTGTGTGGGGAGAACATGGCCGACACTATGGCCCTGCTGGTAGTGGACATGTCCAGGCCGTGGACGGTGCTGGACTCTCTGCAGAAGTGGGCCAGTGTGCTACGAGAACACATCGACAAGCTCAGAGTCAACCCAGAGACACTGAGGGACATGGAACAGAGAT TGGTCCGACAGTTCCAGGAGTACACAGAGCCAGGGGGCGACCACAGCGCCTCTCCCAAGAGGAGGAACCCCGTGGCTGGGGAGGCTGAGGAGGAGTGTGTGGTGCTCCCCTTGGGagagaacacactcacacacaacctgGGCGTGCCTGTTATGGTGGTGTGTACAAAG TGTGACACGTTTCTCAGTCTAGAGAAAGAGCATGACTACCGGGAAGAACACTTTGACTTCATCCAGTCTCACATCCGACACTTCTGCTTGCAGT ATGGCGCAGCGCTGCTGTACACGTCAATGAAGGAAAACAAAAACCTAGACCTATTGTATAAATACCTGGTCCATAGATTATACGGGTTTCCCTTTGACATGCTGGCCCAGGTGGTGGACAAAGACTCAGTATTCAT CCCATCAGGATGGGATAATGAAAAAAAGGTTGCCATTTTATATGAAAACTTTCAGTCGTTGAAAAGGGAAGACAAGTTTGAGGAGGTTATCGTCCAGCCTCCTGTTAGAAAG TTTGTACATGAAAAGGAACTAGGTGCGGAGGACGACCAAGTGTTTCTGCTAAAGCTTCAG ACCCTGTTGTCTAAGCAGCCCCCAGCGGCAGCAGGCAGACCAGTG GACACCACAAACAGAGCACCCACTGGCTCTCCACGGGTGTCAAATCGCTCGGCAACAGCAAACGTGGCCAATGTGATGCCCATGCAACCAG GTGGGCAGACCAGCGAGGGCGTGCTGGCTAACTTCTTCAACAGTCTGTTGAGCAAGAAGACCGGGGAAGGGGGCGGGGCCAACAACACGCCCAGAACAGTCCGGAAGTCAG CATCAAAGGTGGGACTTGACGGTGAGCCAGAGGCGTCCTCCCCGACCTCATCCTCACCCCCAGCCGACATGGAGGAGTCCTGA